The archaeon BMS3Bbin15 nucleotide sequence GAAACAAATATAAGGCCTGGTGATTGCTGGGGCAGGAAGGTTTCTCAGAGGTATAGAGGAGGCTCTTATTGGGATGAGAGAAGGGGAAGAAAAGCTTATAGATGTTCCTCCAGAAAAGGGATATGCTGATAAGGGGCACAGGTGTTATGATAGACCTCTAAAAATTAAGTTGAAATTGCTTCAGCAGATAAAGCCGTATCATATTGCCGAACTTCACTGCTGAGCAATTAATATGCTGTAGTTTCTATTTCATTGCTTCAAGTACGACCTCTGAAATATCTTTCACTTTGAATTTGCCCTTGGCATTTTTATCTGCAGCATTTTTTATGACTCTTTTACACTGCTGGCATGCTGTTATGATAGTATCAATGCCTATCTCTTCTGCCTCGTCAATTATACCTTTGCTCACCTCTGAGGTAAGATCGGGGTTAGCTATCTCAACATCACCTCCACCACCGCAGCACAGTGCAAGTTCTCTGGTGCTTGGAAACTCTTTGATATCAATCCCTGGTAGTTTGCCTATAATTTCTCTTGGTGCTTCATACTCTCCTGAGTTCCTTCCAAGGTCGCAGGGGTCGTGGTATGCGGCTTTAGTATCAATCGGTTTTTTAAGCTTTATTTTACCATCTTCAATGAGCTGTTTTATAAACTGGGTGTGGTGAATTAGCTCCACGCCTTCAATTTCAGGGTATTCATGGGCAAAAGTGTGATAACAGCTCGGGCAGGAGAAGACAACTTTCTTTGCTCCTCTCTTTTTAATCTCTTCAACATTGTGTTTTATCAGCTCGTCTACGTCCTCCTTCATTCCAAGAATCATCAGAGGATACCCACAGCAGTGTTCGTTCTCGCCAAGAAGGGTGAAATCAACGCCAGCCTTCTCAAAAATCTGGACAACAGTAGCAGGAATATCCTGTACCTGGGG carries:
- a CDS encoding trigger factor; this encodes MIAGAGRFLRGIEEALIGMREGEEKLIDVPPEKGYADKGHRCYDRPLKIKLKLLQQIKPYHIAELHC